A window of Dysidea avara chromosome 1, odDysAvar1.4, whole genome shotgun sequence genomic DNA:
AAGCAGTTGTTGACTACAAGTTTTGTTTTCTAGACATTTACACTGGGTGGCCGGGCAGTGTACATGATGCCCGTGTACTAGCCCATTCCACTTTTTACAAGAAAGCTACTGTTGGACAGTTGCTGTCACGTGCAACAAAACCAATCAATGGAGTCAATGTACCAGTGTTTGTTATAGGAGACTCGGCTTATCCAATGCAGCCATGGTTGATGAAGCCTTATAACCAACCCAGTATTGAAAGTGCTGACAAGAGAACTTATAATTACAGGATATGTCGAGGGAGAATTGTAGTTGAAATTGCTTTTGGCAGGTTAAAGGCCCGTTGGCGACGACTGCTGAAAAGAAATGATATGCTGGTAAAGAATGTTCCTAATATTGTAGCATCTGAATGTGTGCTTCACAACATGTGTGAGATTCATGGGGAAGCAATAGATGAATCTTGGCTTAATGACAACCATCCTGACTTACCTCAGCCAGACAGACGTCCACACAGTGCAGTTGCTGGTGGATCAACAGCAATTAGAGACGCTTTAGTCCATCATTTTAATAGTTAGCTAATACATTAACTGAACTTTTTAATGATTTAACCTTTAATCATTGTATAAAGGGCACGTATACATAGCACTCAATCATTGTACTGTGCTAAGTAGTTACTAAAACTTAAATCAGTTAAATCCATCTACTTGAGTTGCATCATCGTCATAGGGTTGGTAATATGATCCTGAAGGGTACTGAGTAGATGTTGCAACGGGAGGTGGATAAGGTGGTATGTTATGACTCTGAATGAGTGACGACATCATCTGCATCATCTTCATCTGAAACTGCTGTGCCTCTCTTTGCATCTTCATCTCCTTATCAAGCATCTTTTCTTCCATCCGCAACCTTTTCTCTTCCAATTCTATATATCGTTCCTCATTCTTTTCTTGCGCTGTCAACATCTCTTTCACTACTCCATTCATGACGAATTCAAACTGATCCCCCCTTGTTCGTTTCTTCTTTTTGCTCTTATTAGTATTCTCTCGAACTGGTTCAGTAGCACTTTCTGTTGATGCAGATGTAACTGTTGCCGTGTCACTAGCACTAACATCACCGAACAAAGTTTCATCTACCTCACTTATGTCTTCCCTAGCATCAGAGCTTTCATCATTATTCTCTTGACGCTGACCCAAAGTATCGACTACAGTTTCTGGAATGGTTGTAGGCCTGTGACCTAGTATTCTATCCATTTGATCAAAATATGGCCACTCTACCTCTTCGCTCCTTCCTTGTCCTGTCTCATGTAGTCTGTCTTTAATTCGTCTGTATTCTTTCTTTAGCTTCTTGACTTTTTCACGGCATTGTTCAAATGTTCTTTGAAAGCCAACTTCATTCATCCTTCGGGAAATTCGAGTGTAGACTTCCCTGTTTCGGTGACATCCTTCAAGTTGAGCTTGAATATTATCCTTGCTCCAAATCTCAATCAATTTCAGCATCTCTGAACGGCTCCAAGAAGCCATGGAACAAGTCTCGTCATCAACGTGACAAAATCCACCAGAATGGAATTATCTCTATAGTGCGCTTAATCAGCTGTGGAATGATAATCAAACTCGGTTCCCGCTTGGTTTGTGTTCACATTACGTCTCAGCTCGAATCGACCTGGGCCAGCCTACCTTGTATTGGGGTGCCAAGTTCAGCCCAGTTTGGCACAGTTCGATCCATTCACACTGCAGCTTATTCCGTGCCGTGCCGTGCCCTACCTGGGTCAAGTGAGTAGTGTGAACAGGGTGTTACAAATCAATTGTAAACTGCAATGGTTATAACATGGCTAAGTACTGTACTTCTTTTTGACCACACAATCTGGCTCTAAGGCATCAAATGAAACTATACACTACACTACCACAGCAAGTCACAATACCAGGCTGTGAAATTTACCAATACATCAAGCTGATTAATTGGTCTGGAATGAATATCCACTGGGATGTTATCCACAGCTTCAGATGTACACATACTTTTTTGAATAAATGGGAAACTGTACAACTACTGGGATGAATCACTATCTACATGTATATCACATGCTCATTCATCAATAGATTAAGATAACGAAACTATTATTTATATTGCTAAATCACTCAGCAATGAATGTCAACAGGCTATATACACATCTAAATGTAAAGCTGCAATGGCTGGACTTATTGGCATTGATACACTGACCACACGCTTGTTCATGGGTAATGTGCTACCAACAAATAAACTAGCTACCAATAAATTAACTAACTATCAAGAGAGTAGTTAGTGAATAAACTCAATCCTTTGGCACCCTAACCCTAATCCTAAGCCCTTAACAAGAAAAAGCATAATCAatatcctaaggctgcagcacatgttgctgccagaccttcagtgctggtcactataaagtgctaattatacaaccaagtactaagaataatacgaaatgcggttaaaactacgtcattaataatgaatgaataaataaataaataataaataatctttaagaaaactacaaggcctaaggcttcgcactcaccgggaatagaatctatgttgtatgaagagacaattgtATAATGGGCGACTGTATTCAtagaggtgatagaaacgtacgacaattctatttaGCGCCGATCAAAACATTTAGCATGTGACGCCCACTAGACAAGCGAGGCACTGtccatttgtgtttgaaagtagGCGAAAGTGACTATTTCGATTGGAAGACAAGCGGTTGCTACGCCTACTTAATAAACAgcatgattggaagttgctactgATTGCTGGAGGTTAATTTGTGTTGGgtaaaacactttgatagtcttgtttccTTAGTCTCGCGTAACTAGTGTACCTTCACTcatgtatgggatgggagaaagcctcacctggcaagccattgtgcgaagaaggtgcagtttccagctggtaagtttgtgtgatgatgcatagctctccacctgaagccttttaTTACCAGGAGTgcccagactgatcactgatatggaTCCTGAgaaaacatacacaaaatgtgcccttaggctgataattgctgtgtgcatggttgtgcttgctattaACTAATActattatatgtagctacagtctgtTGCCATCAGCAATGCTCCACATACTTGTACACACTGACATATCCATGACATTCTGGTATTGCATTTCAGCCACGTTTGTTCTCgaaattttttttggtcttacaGCATATCCAcaacatcatgtgatcattttagtatagctcatgttaaatatatacataactcagataccagttgtaggtgacagacagttgaaatactctgctttACCCCAATTTTACCGTGGTTTGTTCTTGGCAACTCCAACCATGTCTTAATCTAGCGCTCTAATCCATCCTTCTTTTAAACATATCATGTAatacaaattgtgtacaattgcataaaattaatgtaataagtatttgttggatgtttaagctttactgcttgtaggcatcagattcaataccatgattTTCACAATTTAAAGTCAATCTCACATCCTCACATGTCCATGGTCGGATAATCACTGATcgtaattgcatactaatacatcTCTTATGTTTATGTGCCTGTCAtttcctctagaattgtatcactgtgcatcttttctacctgcacacactgtgttgacCATGCACTGTTtctacatgccccattagtaggttgtcccgttggtgactgtacttggttgtatttgccccgggcctagtaattatacaaccaagtactaagaataatatgaaatgcggttaaaattacaccattaataatgaatgaatgaataaataaataataaataatgtctgagaaaactacgaggcctagagacatgaactaagtagggatagattcgcctgtgaatgaaggcacaaccgtataataagtacgcctgttcgtgttGATGACTTTACtgtatgtgtaattctatataacgcccagcaccacacccttgtttaattacatattgCGAgaacgagaagattagtaaacatcCGCGGAGTGACTACAGCAGAGCCAAAGGACACCTTACACGTAAACAAaaagattacaagtatgtttaaatatttgtaactgtgtattttgtatgcaggatatgcgctctaggcgtcatgcagtgaacaaccagctgatgaccagttggaaTGCCAGCTGATTTGCtcgtaaacaaccagctggaacacaaaggtaatgagtaatgtaatacttgtaccggtagttgtattttacatcttcatccttcatctggcttgctagcggctggaattatttactactctactgtgagtctgtaatagctaaacaagaagctgatgcagtgctgcatatacaacaatgtgtaactatctcctgtatgttgtgcatggctgtatgcataatattatagactgtgatcactgtgccagtgccaatgccacaccactgatatactggcacatctccagtggcctctagttgcaacagagtctgttgtgccatattggcctgattgggatcaattgctaattgtgccttcgccatatcccttgttctgcatagcctcacttcactgctgagtcatcttcagagacacgtcacacctacaatataaagttactttcaatatagctaacttaacttggtttttgtgtaggttgtgttttagtattgtggttttctgatgccatcCCTTGCCTGTGTgcatatgcatatgtatcatttccaccggtacacacacactgctctgagtgctgcctatggcactgtttatacttgctcAATGGGTAGGATGcaatgttggtgtatgtacttggttgtatgtgacacggtcctagtaataaataataataataataataattaaaactTTGGCTGCTTATATCTTGGGAATAACTAGAGtaattttgatcaaatttggaGTGTCATCTTCCCAACCTAGCAGGCAGCTACAGTGCAGAAATGCTGTGCTTAGGAAAAAGGGCTATTGagctatgcatgtatgcatgtatacccACCGTGTAGTGCACTGGCTTTTTCGGCTACATGACACAAGGTGAATTAATAATATTAACAATATTTTTGCACTCTTTGTATTAATTTTCAATGGATCATTAATTCCTTATAAAAGGGTAGCATTAGCTAACTGTACACCTGGTTTTTTAGAATTACAGTAACTCATCAACTTGTTTAGACTTTATGCATACATTAGCAGTACAATTACAACATGTTTTGATACTGAATGAATGGTTGTTTTCTATTTGTTTATGTTGTTGCTGCCTGAACATGTGATCATGACATTTTGGATGAATAGTATGTAAGTTTTATATgtaaacatgtacagtacatatagtgtACATACTACTGTTGCATGTGTACAATAGTTTTTATAAGTACActatcatgtatgtatgtacagtatgtatgtttaCTTACACCACCAAGTGGGATGGTATTAATACTGTACATGCTAAGAAAATACTGCaatattgatactttcaaaataatattatcGTGTTATATCACTAAAACAATAACACTACTCAGCCAGAGGCCAATTGTTTTGTAAACTATGCACATCATTATTCTGTAACGTATGTGTAATCTCAGGGTGATGTTTGTGTTATGAGATTGGAAGCAATGCTCAGTCTGAAATTGTCTCTGTTGTACACaaagtattgtatgtactgtagtatggTGCTGGGGGGAGGGGGTCATAGTGTTACAAATCAATTGTAAGCTGATTTacaaatggttataacatggcTAAGTACTGTACTACTTTTTGGCCACacaatcagcgttgaaaccgggtcgggtcaaccggatCACATTTTCtacgggtcatccgggtccaacccggattggatcacatgagaagcgaaattgttcgtttgacgatgtggaaacttataaacgctatcgtgtagctctttcatgagccacaccctcTTAACGTTACAAACGTATGCTCAACCATGCCCATTTAGTAGTAAGTACAGtgtgtagcacgaaactgtgtcctttggctgtctgcaagcttacgtgtagccacgcccactaatcgattactgtaagagttgtatatagtcaagTCTTACAGTAGGATAAgtgcttttgtgagccacacccactccaatatatcgggaaattgtaatactgggtatgcacgaagccacacaCAATTGCTGTCTGNNNNNNNNNNNNNNNNNNNNNNNNNNNNNNNNNNNNNNNNNNNNNNNNNNNNNNNNNNNNNNNNNNNNNNNNNNNNNNNNNNNNNNNNNNNNNNNNNNNNNNNNNNNNNNNNNNNNNNNNNNNNNNNNNNNNNNNNNNNNNNNNNNNNNNNNNNNNNNNNNNNNNNNNNNNNNNNNNNNNNNNNNNNNNNNNNNNNNNNNGTGAATAAACTCAATCCTTTGGCACAGTACTCAGCAATTGCCAATAATAACCTGGCTATTTTACTTTTTCCATCCTACAAATAGGCACCTTTGACCTGTGCATACCCCATATCACAAATCAGTTGTTAAACACCCTGCATCTGATTTGTGAACACTCCACCTTCAGGCCTGCGGCCATCAGGTATTGTGCTTACAAATCATATACAagcctcatgggtgtgttacagTATATGCAGTAGTTACTGTATAATTTGAAATCTTGATGATGTATATTAGCATGACATGTTGTGAACTTGTGACTGACTCTTTTCTGACAGTTACTGAAATTTATGCACATTTTCAGCTGGTATAGCAATGTTGTGATGCAAGAATTGTGATTGTGAACGTAGTACTCAATTTTATATGTTATGAGCCTGGCAGGCCATTACATTAAGGAGGCCTTTCAGGAGTCTTTGATAAAATGTTTTAGTGACTTCTTAGATGGCTTCAGTGTGACCTGTTCAAATCTTGTTAAGTTGTATTTCTATTATAAAGTgaatgttctatcagagtatttcaTTAactggtgtatgttctattagagtagttgaatggaGCTCTGTATAAATGAATAGGCTTATTACAGCTAATTAACTTTTCTTGTGATTAAActagcacacaggtgttcagataatggaggtcccacTGTACAGCATTTTGTGGAGTACAACAAGAAGGCACTGACATAAGTAGTAGTATTAGTCACACAACTCAAATTTCAATTTTGTATACGGAGTGTCGGTGTTAATGAAACTGGTAGCTTCTGCCTCAGAGGCAAATCTAGCTCTTTCCCAAAAGTGTTGGGAGTTTCTATTTTACTAGACACTGAAAGCCTTATTCATGAAAGTTTCCATATCCAGGGCTGATACATTTCTATGTTGGTACTGTGATTAAAGCAGTAGTGTTGTTTTAACAAAGAAGGGTGGTATATCCGTGTGTGATCTGAGGGTAAATCTGGTGTATATATTGTGTTTTCCTAATTCACATGGAAAATTAGTatctgactattctattaggatACACTGTAACAGTGCATTCAAAAGCTAAACAAAATAGTAGTTTACTGGTCGAATAGTTTAGTGCTTAGCATTTGGCAATTCTTATCGTGGGTTGTGATGTTAGCGGAAGTTGTCATGGTTGTCTGCATGTTGTGtgtgagtttgtgtgtgtgtttgtgtgtgtgtgtgtgttgggcaCGCACATGTGGAAGTGTGTTGTCAGATGTACATGACAAAGATTAGAGGGGCCTCTCTGGGGCTTTGCATAGTTAGTGATAGGATGGTGTACTATTCCATGGAGTATTGTATGTAGGCTATCAGTTTCGATTAATTAATTAATCGTTGATTACTAAACCGATTaatctatatgtgactggattttggaaaaatgatccaaatcgcacattagaagtttcgagataaacagttttaaagaattgaagccagcataactctccaaggatagcaaacacacatatgaaatttacataaaaaatgcatcaatctgttacctttcaggctacttccagtacttgtagctgcttgtagagtttcccaccaaatatgatagaaaatctgagcagttggacgagtgaagtagtatcatgagtgctcacaaaggggtggagggtggggggtggtggggagggcaagagatagacctcaaaatggaggcagaccacgattggagtccagacacgagattacaaggctgtgctggctccttgttggctgatatgtagcaaaatcaacagagaaaacgtctggccaacattgtaaggctgtccaccagtaaaccactgattcttgccaagccaggtccttcacaagacctaaaaccgccatttgagcactccacaccatccagaaaagacgtctgttaaaaccagcctcgaatagtttgagtagtactgaggatcaaaactagtagtacgatagtgtagctatacactgtaggtgttagtttgattttgcctgatgtgcgatttggatcagttttgtaaaatctggtcacatatgaatAATTTCTTGAGCATCatgtgagatcacgtgacctgccaagaatcctggagcagtggaaagacgTCTGGTCAGTGTATgatggctggcactggtcatggagtgattccaacaTAGGTTTTTGTTTGTTGTGCTGCTTTACAGCCTGATGagtgttatatgtgactggattttgaaaaacgatccaaatcgcacatttgaagtttcgagataagcggttttaaagaattgaagctagcataactctccaaggatagcaaacacacgtatgaaatttacacaaaagatgcatcaatctgttacttttcaggccacttccagtacttgtagctgcttgtagagtttcccaccaaataagatagaaaatctgagcaattggatgagcgaagtagtatcacgagtgctcacaaaggggtggagggtggggagggcaagagatagacctcaaaatggaggcagaccacgattggagtccagacacgagattacagggctgtgctggccccttagtggctgatatgtagctaaatcaacagagaaaacgttTGGCCAACATTGTAAggttgtccaccagtaaaccactgattcttgtcaagCCAGGTTCTTCACAAGGCCCgaaaccaccatttgagcactccgcaccacccagaaaagacgtcttttaaaaccagcctcgagtagtttgagtagtactaagggtcaaaactagtagtacgatagtgtagctatacactggtggtgttagtttgattttgcctaatgtgcgatttggatcggttttgtaaaatctggtcacatatgtagtgaACAGCATGCATATAGCATCAGCTATACTGaatcaatactgtacacagtatagtaatGGTAGTATACAAACTAGAGGTGTACCCATTATAGGATCAGTAATCAGTAGAAGCTGATAATTAGCTTTTTTCCATAATCAGAAATCgattgtaatgggctgtggccaacAGATTATTAGtttattcagcttcagcagctgcagtaccactggaggattggtgtcaaaggctctgatATGTACTTagataatttgtttatgttttgtggtaaccacaataataaacagtgatggttgaaGCCCTAGCctacttgtctgactagcaactttgagttaCGGTAAGTGTACAACCTTACAacattggctttactagctgtacttttagtggagtatgcGCAAGTGTAACTTGTAAAGATCTACAATCGGGAATCGGTTAACTATTGGTAAAATAAGGTAAAAAAATATTGGATATTGGTTCTGCCTAAAAATTGGGAATCGGTACAACGCTACTACACATCACCAAGaataacattatagtggtaaaaGGAGAGTTAAAGGAATGGCAGCAGTTGACAGGTAGTTACAATTAGTAGTTTAACTGGCAAAACTAGCAATCATTGTCAGCACTTACAGGATGCTATATGGCATGTTTAAGAGCTCAGGATCTGTGTTAATAAATGGTGAGCCAAGTAGAGGTGTATTTTTCATTTAACTGATATTctactgcatgatgtatattctaatgatttttagcattgagaaaacagaagtgatgtaacttttgCTATAAAGCACAACAATACCtggttacctatggtggtgtggcctcacttacacaacccagacaaattaagcaccacaaatattctaatacatgctcccttgtcagTGTTTTGAGTAGTTATCAAGATGGCTGCTATACACAGATTATCTTTTCCTGTGATGCAGCTCTATATTCTTAAAGcataacagctactgttttcaGAAGATCTGGGTAATGGTATTTTAACATACTTACATGTGTGGTTGTAAGGCTTCTTGTAACTTTGTGctttatggaatagtatagAGAGGTTTTCTATTTTCTGTAGtgagcaaaaaggcttttcGTTTGGAACTTTTATTGATTTCATGTGTATACTACACAATTTTCATCGATCACAAAATAAAAAATTGATTATATATTTTCATCGATTAATTGTGAGAGCTCTAGTTGTATGGAGCTGAGTCTTGGGCCACTAAGGAACAAACCAGTAGGAAGATTATGTCGTGTCATTTCATAGTGGTGTTTGTGCTGTATACTGAGTGTTAGTTGAGCTGAGCAGATAATTAGACACTTTACTAACGCCCAAATAATAACCATGTTTGGAGATATATCTATTAAAGATTTGTTATCTGTTTAATGTTTGTGTTGGCTTGGTCACACAACAAGAATGGGTGATGTTTTAATATCCAAGAGACTTTTGTTTGGATGGACTCAGTCTGCACATGGAGCGAAACTCCATAGGAGAGACAAGGTAAGACAGGACATGAAGAGGTTCAGTATTGTTGAGCTAATTGGCACTCCTTGCTCAAAAAAGAATTGTGTGGAGAGATGTGTGCCAGGAAGGATTGAAGAGGGTGCAAAAGAATACTGCGCCTTCTGCATGAATTTTGGTACATCACCAGACACAAGTGTCAAACAACACATCCACGAGGGAAGCCATGGTTTGGGTCACTACCAATATTTTATCATTGACAAACTTtgtagtaaacatttaattaaTAGTCAATAATTGGCTAGCATTGTTGTTGTCATAGCTTCATTTCCAAGCACTCAGTGCCATTGTAATACCTTCGAGCTTTCAGGCCATTTTCAATCTTCTACTTGGCTGAAATATccactatacatgtatgtaactCCACATTAATTGTTCAAAGTCATAGCACTCTGTAAGGAAGTGAGAATTGTTGGTCAATAGCCGAATGACTGATTGCTATTTGAATTCAAATGTTTTTTGTCACACTGTGTGGCTTTCAAAAGTTTACATAACTTAGTGCTCTGCAGACCATAACCAGGATTTTCCAAGGAGTGTTCTATCCTGATGTAATTGAGTGATTACTGTATCAGGGGCCTGAGAGTACAGCCCCTGATGTTTACAATCTTGTAATctacttatatcaagacacacggtagtgtgtcgtgcggcccaagaagccagcgcaccacaccgtgagtatatttacaggaagaaagaaaacgtcattttcacacctttgtatctcggtgatcccttatccgattggaaccaaatttgctacagagtttcccgccagccaggggagtctacattccaaatttgaaggaaatcgcgctccggccatttccgagatacaagctgccaacGTTTCAATtgttttcttcgttttttttttcttcgtgtttttgcacacttgcaaaaattgctataacacgcaAAAGCGTGCTCccatcgccttgaaatttggcacacagaaagggagtccaacggcgaatcctagtatcaaatttggtgcaaatccgatgaatggtgcaggagttatgaccgattattcgcataaaacaagatcgatttgttgtcacgcctacaggttaaaccacttcatggaataagttaaaaattgctatgtagatggagtaaccatcgtaggagtgccttttggtagtttgaaaggaatcgccatggagatatgacacaaactccaacctgtgtcacaattacacgatcggtttttatgaataaaaaagtataagttttcacgcctactaggcaaaccgctaagagcaatgagctgaaaatcggtgtatagctggaataatcttcatagaaagtccttgcagtagtacagaagaatcggattacaaaccaccgagttatgattcgaaagccaactccgtgtagcaaatgcgagatcgagatactctaatagaacagtcaccctaatagagcattcggctaat
This region includes:
- the LOC136251587 gene encoding uncharacterized protein produces the protein MLKLIEIWSKDNIQAQLEGCHRNREVYTRISRRMNEVGFQRTFEQCREKVKKLKKEYRRIKDRLHETGQGRSEEVEWPYFDQMDRILGHRPTTIPETVVDTLGQRQENNDESSDAREDISEVDETLFGDVSASDTATVTSASTESATEPVRENTNKSKKKKRTRGDQFEFVMNGVVKEMLTAQEKNEERYIELEEKRLRMEEKMLDKEMKMQREAQQFQMKMMQMMSSLIQSHNIPPYPPPVATSTQYPSGSYYQPYDDDATQVDGFN